From one Pontibacillus sp. HMF3514 genomic stretch:
- a CDS encoding zinc metallopeptidase, producing MGLGSYLIYLAFIIIIPIWAQMRVKKTYKKYSKVPNSSNMTGAQVARKILDDNGLYDVQVHETRGMLSDHYDPRKKVVNLSSDNYHQPSTAAQAVAAHEVGHAIQDSQDYAFLRLRHTLVPVASLGSNLSIFLIIGGALLNMTGLFGIGIVFFAAAVLFQFVTLPVEFDASNRAMSQLVSTGVIRNNEERETKKVLNAAAWTYVASALVALLELIRFVLMFIGMNED from the coding sequence ATGGGTTTAGGATCGTATCTCATCTATTTAGCATTTATCATCATTATCCCAATATGGGCGCAAATGCGAGTGAAAAAAACGTATAAAAAGTATTCAAAAGTACCGAACTCTTCAAATATGACTGGGGCACAAGTTGCTCGAAAAATATTAGATGATAACGGATTATATGATGTACAAGTTCATGAAACACGAGGCATGCTTTCGGACCATTATGACCCTCGTAAAAAAGTAGTGAATTTGTCTTCTGATAACTATCATCAGCCTTCAACAGCTGCGCAAGCTGTTGCAGCTCACGAAGTAGGGCATGCGATTCAGGATTCACAGGATTATGCTTTCTTAAGGCTTCGTCATACGTTAGTTCCTGTTGCTAGTTTAGGATCAAACTTATCCATCTTTTTAATTATCGGTGGTGCCTTATTAAATATGACAGGACTTTTCGGTATTGGGATTGTATTTTTCGCTGCAGCGGTTCTGTTTCAATTCGTTACCTTACCTGTTGAGTTTGACGCATCCAATCGTGCAATGTCGCAGTTAGTCTCAACGGGAGTTATTCGAAATAACGAAGAACGTGAAACAAAGAAAGTATTAAATGCAGCAGCATGGACGTACGTTGCGTCAGCTCTTGTTGCTTTACTTGAGCTAATACGTTTTGTACTAATGTTTATTGGAATGAACGAAGATTAA
- a CDS encoding sporulation protein YpjB has product MKENIIVRAKVVLSIVLVFSLVMVNHVQASETNYDEIKTTTYQFLQFVKEGHNHAAITKLEELKRVNEMHSIVPEEKLSYDELITLINETQSALQDTNTSAEEKYHRALTVVLLYDSIWNEHDALWVTWKSYLEDEIARVLEAEQITNASIQHLYSLYERLLPALKVSLGKEEYGMMKEHQESFLAFLSGENKQDELTFIHSLSSDLKAIPAEKKEEKSFTEEPGFIWLLFSVGGLIISTLSYVGWRKYRGESDDKKEHKERGS; this is encoded by the coding sequence ATGAAAGAAAATATTATTGTACGAGCCAAAGTTGTCTTAAGTATTGTATTGGTATTCTCTCTGGTAATGGTGAATCATGTTCAAGCTAGTGAAACGAATTATGATGAAATCAAAACAACTACATATCAATTCTTACAATTTGTTAAAGAAGGACATAATCATGCAGCAATCACAAAATTGGAGGAATTGAAAAGAGTGAACGAAATGCATTCGATCGTTCCTGAAGAGAAACTATCCTATGATGAATTAATTACACTAATAAACGAAACTCAGTCTGCTCTTCAAGATACAAATACCTCAGCAGAAGAGAAATACCATAGGGCTTTAACCGTAGTATTACTTTATGATTCAATTTGGAATGAACATGATGCTCTATGGGTTACTTGGAAGTCCTATTTAGAAGATGAGATTGCACGTGTACTTGAAGCAGAACAAATAACAAATGCATCGATACAACATCTTTATTCATTGTACGAGCGTTTATTGCCAGCTTTGAAAGTGTCGTTAGGTAAAGAAGAATATGGAATGATGAAAGAACATCAAGAATCATTCCTTGCTTTTTTATCTGGTGAAAATAAGCAAGATGAGTTAACATTTATTCATTCACTCTCAAGCGATTTAAAAGCGATACCTGCTGAAAAAAAGGAAGAGAAAAGCTTTACTGAAGAACCTGGATTTATATGGCTTCTCTTTTCTGTAGGTGGGCTCATAATTAGTACATTATCTTATGTAGGTTGGAGAAAATATAGAGGTGAGAGTGACGATAAAAAAGAACATAAAGAGCGAGGTAGTTGA
- a CDS encoding DUF1405 domain-containing protein has product MIRYVLTNRFFLIWLFIVNVLGTIYGYWWYRGQLAVTPDYFLIFVPDSPTASLFFCVFLAFFIMGRNVPYIEALAVVTLFKYGIWAVVMNVLLLLVNGSLSPTGFMLIASHGAMAIQGLLYTPYYKIKIRHLVFAGIWTLHNDIIDYVFEMMPVYGSLMTYMNEIGYFTFWLSIVSIALAYVFTVRKSLYKTYNL; this is encoded by the coding sequence ATGATTCGTTATGTATTAACAAATCGTTTTTTTCTAATATGGTTATTCATCGTCAATGTTTTAGGGACGATTTATGGCTATTGGTGGTATCGAGGTCAGTTGGCCGTGACACCTGATTATTTTTTAATTTTTGTACCTGACAGTCCAACTGCTAGTCTGTTCTTTTGTGTTTTTCTTGCTTTCTTTATAATGGGGAGAAATGTTCCTTATATAGAAGCCCTTGCTGTTGTGACATTATTTAAATACGGAATTTGGGCAGTTGTGATGAACGTTTTATTACTATTGGTAAACGGTAGCTTAAGCCCTACTGGTTTTATGCTGATTGCTTCACATGGGGCAATGGCCATTCAAGGTCTTTTATACACACCTTACTATAAGATTAAAATTCGACATTTAGTATTCGCTGGCATTTGGACCCTACATAATGACATCATCGATTATGTTTTTGAAATGATGCCTGTATATGGGAGTTTGATGACATATATGAATGAAATTGGCTACTTCACATTTTGGCTAAGTATTGTGTCCATTGCGCTTGCCTATGTTTTTACCGTGCGTAAATCTTTGTATAAGACCTATAACCTCTAG
- a CDS encoding menaquinol-cytochrome c reductase cytochrome b/c subunit: MHRGKGMKFVGDSRIPAEKKPNIPKDYSEYPGRTEAFWPNFLLKEWLVGAVFLIGFLVLTVVAPSPLEKMADPTDAGYIPLPDWYFLFLYQFLKYEFASGPYIVLGAFIIPGLAFGALLLAPFLDRGPGRRPFQRPIANGMMLLGVAATIWLTWEAADHVDWEARAESGKIVETVEIDKEKPGYKIFKQNCASCHGGNLEGGNAGPALTQTDKSVEEIKDIAKNGIGSMPAGQFKGSDKELQQLAEFIKSVSEKASE, encoded by the coding sequence ATCCCTGCCGAAAAGAAACCGAATATACCAAAAGATTATTCAGAGTATCCGGGTAGAACTGAAGCGTTCTGGCCGAACTTCTTATTAAAAGAATGGTTAGTAGGTGCAGTTTTCCTTATTGGATTTCTAGTGCTTACGGTAGTAGCACCATCACCACTTGAAAAAATGGCAGATCCAACTGATGCTGGATATATCCCACTTCCTGACTGGTATTTCTTGTTCCTTTATCAGTTCTTGAAATATGAGTTTGCGAGTGGACCATATATTGTATTAGGTGCATTTATTATTCCAGGATTAGCTTTCGGTGCACTTCTACTTGCGCCTTTCTTAGATCGCGGACCAGGTCGCCGTCCTTTTCAGCGTCCAATTGCAAATGGAATGATGCTTTTAGGTGTTGCGGCTACGATTTGGCTAACTTGGGAAGCTGCTGACCACGTAGATTGGGAAGCACGTGCTGAGTCTGGAAAAATTGTTGAAACGGTTGAGATTGATAAAGAGAAGCCAGGTTACAAAATCTTCAAGCAAAACTGTGCAAGCTGTCACGGTGGTAACTTAGAGGGTGGTAATGCTGGGCCAGCTTTAACTCAGACAGATAAGTCAGTTGAAGAAATCAAAGATATCGCTAAAAACGGTATTGGAAGTATGCCTGCCGGTCAGTTTAAAGGTAGTGACAAAGAATTACAACAACTTGCTGAATTTATTAAGTCTGTAAGTGAAAAAGCTAGTGAATAA